In one Streptomyces sp. T12 genomic region, the following are encoded:
- a CDS encoding DUF2637 domain-containing protein — MRLTDISLNWLLPGAVLLLGLLAAIAVLRRGKTPGKDAVADDSWERSEERRRRKEAIYGTASYVLLFCCAAVAAALSFHGLVGFGEQNLGLHNGWQYLVPFGLDGAAMFCSVLAVREASHGDAALGSRILVWTFAAAAAWFNWVHAPRGIGHDGAPHFFAGMSLSAAVLFDRALKQTRRAALREQGLVPRPLPQIRIVRWLRAPRETYKAWSLMLLEGVRSLDEAVDEVREDMRQKESARLRRREQQRMERAQLKAISRGHRGFVGRGGGRQVEPQAALERASAQVSAEPAISAPEQLPVRSRPSLQPVRTGSDPVAVDLTAEDDTMALPRLDSLERKLKDLEQQFG; from the coding sequence ATGAGATTGACCGACATATCGCTGAACTGGTTGCTTCCGGGCGCCGTCCTGCTCCTGGGCCTGCTGGCGGCGATAGCGGTGCTCCGGCGCGGGAAGACCCCGGGGAAGGACGCAGTCGCGGACGACTCGTGGGAGCGCAGCGAAGAGCGCCGTAGGCGCAAGGAGGCCATATACGGCACCGCCTCCTATGTGCTGCTGTTCTGCTGCGCGGCCGTGGCCGCCGCCCTCTCCTTCCACGGCCTGGTCGGCTTCGGCGAACAGAACCTCGGCCTCCACAACGGCTGGCAGTACCTCGTGCCGTTCGGCCTGGACGGCGCCGCGATGTTCTGTTCCGTCCTCGCGGTGCGCGAGGCCAGCCACGGTGACGCGGCGCTCGGCTCCCGGATACTCGTATGGACGTTCGCGGCCGCCGCAGCCTGGTTCAACTGGGTGCACGCGCCCAGGGGCATCGGCCACGACGGCGCCCCGCACTTCTTCGCCGGCATGTCCCTGTCCGCGGCGGTGCTGTTCGACCGGGCGCTGAAGCAGACCCGCCGGGCCGCCCTGCGCGAGCAGGGTCTGGTGCCGAGGCCTCTCCCGCAGATCCGGATCGTCCGCTGGCTGCGGGCTCCCCGCGAGACGTACAAGGCCTGGTCGCTGATGCTCCTGGAGGGCGTGCGCAGCCTGGACGAGGCGGTCGACGAGGTTCGCGAGGACATGCGGCAGAAGGAGTCGGCCCGCCTGCGCCGACGCGAACAGCAGCGCATGGAGCGTGCCCAGCTGAAGGCCATCAGCCGGGGCCACCGCGGCTTCGTCGGCCGTGGCGGCGGACGGCAGGTGGAGCCGCAGGCGGCCCTGGAGCGTGCCTCGGCCCAAGTCTCCGCGGAGCCTGCCATATCCGCGCCGGAGCAACTGCCCGTACGCTCACGTCCCTCCCTGCAGCCCGTACGCACCGGTTCTGACCCGGTCGCGGTCGACCTCACCGCGGAGGACGACACAATGGCGCTGCCACGGCTCGACTCCCTGGAGCGCAAGCTCAAGGATCTTGAGCAGCAGTTCGGCTGA
- a CDS encoding (2Fe-2S)-binding protein, whose translation MSVPPIALADAYTRLTEVFPGLDITQPSTDEQLPSRGGWITAASLADGGTGLDAFLAWDDAQVLRDYGQPARPDVVAGFGLHRYAWPVCLLITVPWFLLRRVPRFPVTQVSYDRTAPGLALGRLAARPTTFACLPGDPAATLPGARVVPDEEALRAEVRAAVAEHLEPVLTGFGPRMRRRGRALWGMATDELVEGLWYVAHLFGDGEQDRARHELELLLPGATQPYVGSAAFRELTGPDGAPLPTRDRASCCMFYTLRPEDTCTTCPRTCDADRVTKLLATAS comes from the coding sequence ATGTCCGTGCCCCCCATAGCCCTCGCAGACGCCTACACCCGTCTCACCGAGGTCTTCCCGGGGCTCGACATCACCCAGCCGTCCACCGACGAACAGCTCCCCAGCCGCGGCGGCTGGATCACCGCCGCCTCGCTCGCGGACGGCGGCACCGGCCTCGACGCGTTCCTGGCCTGGGACGACGCGCAGGTACTGCGCGACTACGGACAGCCCGCCCGCCCCGATGTCGTCGCCGGCTTCGGTCTGCACCGGTACGCCTGGCCCGTCTGCCTGCTGATCACCGTGCCGTGGTTCCTGCTCCGCCGCGTCCCCCGCTTCCCCGTGACGCAAGTCTCGTACGACCGTACGGCCCCCGGCCTCGCCCTAGGCCGCCTGGCCGCCCGCCCCACCACCTTCGCCTGCCTGCCCGGCGACCCGGCGGCCACCCTGCCCGGCGCCCGGGTCGTCCCCGACGAGGAGGCGTTGCGCGCGGAGGTACGGGCCGCCGTCGCCGAGCACCTGGAACCCGTGCTCACCGGCTTCGGGCCGCGCATGCGGCGGCGCGGACGCGCACTGTGGGGCATGGCGACCGACGAACTGGTCGAGGGCCTGTGGTACGTCGCCCACCTGTTCGGCGACGGCGAGCAGGACCGGGCGCGGCACGAGCTGGAGCTGCTGCTGCCGGGCGCGACGCAGCCGTACGTCGGCTCGGCCGCCTTCCGCGAACTCACCGGACCGGACGGCGCGCCACTGCCCACCCGGGACCGGGCGAGCTGCTGCATGTTCTACACGCTGCGCCCCGAGGACACCTGCACCACCTGCCCGCGCACCTGCGACGCGGACCGGGTCACCAAGCTTCTGGCCACCGCCAGTTGA
- a CDS encoding GntR family transcriptional regulator, which yields MKQGAQGSAATGIPPVSQVPGGSGAPQVPRVPPQGRAPGVDLGVDLDRERGAGASAPTARGEHTHSEQPIPRPRPVVQRASVRGQILDALRTALVAGELTPGAVYSAPALGERFGVSATPVREAMQQLALEGAVEVVPNRGFRVVERGARELAELAEVRALIEVPVMLRLARTVPVERWAELRPLAEATVRAASTGCRATYAETDRTFHRAVLSLCGNEQLVQIADDLHRRAQWPLVSAVLSSGRGHADLIADAAEHMALLDALIAGDLDGVRSLVGEHFAG from the coding sequence GTGAAGCAGGGCGCGCAGGGCTCCGCGGCTACGGGGATTCCGCCGGTCTCTCAGGTGCCGGGGGGCTCAGGGGCGCCGCAGGTGCCGCGGGTGCCGCCGCAGGGCCGGGCCCCGGGCGTGGACCTGGGCGTGGACCTGGATCGGGAGCGGGGTGCCGGTGCCTCGGCGCCGACGGCTCGGGGTGAGCACACCCACAGTGAGCAGCCGATCCCGCGGCCGCGTCCGGTCGTCCAGCGGGCCTCGGTGCGGGGGCAGATCCTCGACGCCCTGCGTACCGCGCTCGTCGCCGGTGAGCTGACTCCCGGCGCGGTCTACTCGGCCCCCGCACTCGGCGAACGCTTCGGTGTCTCCGCCACGCCGGTGCGCGAGGCCATGCAGCAGCTCGCGCTGGAGGGCGCCGTCGAGGTCGTCCCCAACCGGGGGTTCCGGGTGGTCGAACGCGGCGCCCGGGAACTGGCCGAGCTGGCCGAGGTCCGGGCGCTGATCGAGGTCCCGGTGATGCTCCGGCTCGCTCGCACCGTCCCTGTCGAACGCTGGGCGGAACTACGCCCGTTGGCGGAGGCGACGGTCCGGGCGGCCTCGACCGGCTGCCGGGCCACGTACGCGGAGACCGATCGCACCTTCCACCGCGCCGTGCTCTCCCTCTGCGGCAACGAACAACTCGTCCAGATCGCCGACGACCTCCACCGGCGCGCCCAGTGGCCCCTGGTCAGCGCCGTCCTCTCGTCCGGCCGGGGTCACGCCGACCTCATCGCCGACGCGGCCGAACACATGGCACTGCTGGACGCGTTGATCGCCGGGGATCTGGATGGGGTGCGGTCGCTGGTGGGGGAGCACTTCGCGGGGTAG
- a CDS encoding PucR family transcriptional regulator: MRLRALLDTDALGLKLLGGEEELDRTVRGVMTTDLRDPSRYLSGGELVLTGLAWRRNAADSEPFVRLLVQAGVAALAAGEAEMGDIPDDLVLACTRHRLPLFAVHESVAFATITEHVVRQVSGERAGDLAAVVDRHRRMMTSGPAGGGPDVVLDLLGSDLDLRAWVLSPTGRLIAGSKEGGPALPADMCAKLAAEHLSAARTGRRGPHRMAIGSTPYSLFPIRSSGRSPRASRDVRETVLSDWLLAVEADASDWPEERLDLLQGVTQLIAVERDRRDAARTVRRRLAQEVLELVQTGAAPAEIAARLRVAAPVLLPGLGAAPHWQVVVARVEWEGGDTEPGPIAQSLLEEILVDPLATGPEPSDRIAVAHTGDEAIALVPLPAVPSEHDGSEAGIHADALLDSIREALSAGLDGDGRVTLGVSAAVHSAEGLRGALEEARHARRVAAARTGRVCAAGHQELASHVLLLPFVPDDVRRAFTARLLDPLRDYDRRHRAELIPTLEAFLDCDGSWTRCATRLHLHVNTLRYRVGRIEQLTSRDLSRLEDKLDFFLALRMS; this comes from the coding sequence ATGCGGCTGCGCGCACTGCTGGACACCGACGCGCTGGGCCTCAAGCTGCTCGGCGGCGAGGAAGAGCTGGACCGCACCGTGCGCGGTGTGATGACCACCGACCTCAGGGACCCCAGCCGCTATCTCTCGGGCGGTGAGCTGGTGCTCACCGGGCTGGCCTGGCGCAGGAACGCCGCGGACTCCGAGCCTTTCGTCCGCCTGCTGGTGCAGGCCGGCGTGGCCGCGCTGGCGGCGGGTGAGGCCGAGATGGGCGACATCCCCGACGACCTGGTGCTGGCCTGCACCCGGCACCGTCTGCCGCTCTTCGCGGTGCACGAGTCGGTGGCGTTCGCGACGATCACCGAGCATGTCGTACGGCAGGTCAGCGGCGAGCGGGCCGGGGACCTCGCGGCCGTCGTCGACCGCCACCGCCGGATGATGACGTCGGGCCCGGCGGGCGGCGGTCCGGACGTCGTCCTCGACCTCCTGGGCTCGGACCTGGACCTGCGGGCGTGGGTGCTGTCACCGACCGGGCGGCTCATCGCGGGCTCGAAGGAGGGTGGCCCGGCGCTGCCCGCGGACATGTGCGCGAAGCTGGCGGCGGAGCACCTGTCGGCCGCCCGCACGGGCCGTCGCGGCCCCCACCGCATGGCCATAGGCAGCACGCCGTACTCCCTCTTCCCGATCCGCAGCAGCGGCCGCTCCCCGCGGGCCTCGCGGGACGTGCGCGAGACGGTGCTGTCGGACTGGCTGCTGGCCGTGGAGGCGGACGCGAGCGACTGGCCCGAGGAGCGGCTCGACCTGCTCCAGGGCGTCACACAGCTGATCGCGGTGGAACGGGACCGCAGGGACGCAGCCCGCACGGTCCGCCGCCGCCTCGCCCAGGAGGTCCTGGAGCTGGTCCAGACGGGCGCGGCGCCGGCCGAGATCGCCGCGCGCCTGCGGGTGGCGGCGCCGGTGCTGCTGCCCGGCCTGGGCGCGGCCCCCCACTGGCAGGTGGTGGTGGCCCGCGTCGAGTGGGAGGGCGGGGACACCGAGCCCGGCCCGATCGCCCAGTCCCTCCTGGAGGAGATCCTGGTCGACCCGCTCGCGACCGGCCCCGAGCCGTCCGACCGCATCGCCGTGGCCCACACCGGCGACGAGGCCATCGCGCTCGTCCCCCTCCCGGCGGTGCCGTCGGAGCACGACGGCTCCGAAGCGGGGATCCACGCGGACGCCCTCCTCGACTCGATCCGGGAGGCGCTGTCGGCGGGCCTGGACGGCGACGGCCGGGTCACCCTCGGCGTGAGCGCGGCGGTGCACTCGGCGGAGGGCCTGCGCGGCGCCCTGGAGGAGGCCCGGCATGCCCGCCGGGTGGCGGCGGCCCGCACGGGCCGTGTCTGCGCCGCAGGCCACCAGGAGCTGGCCTCCCACGTCCTCCTGCTCCCCTTCGTGCCGGACGACGTACGCCGAGCCTTCACGGCCCGCCTCCTGGACCCCCTGCGCGACTACGACCGCCGCCACCGCGCCGAACTGATCCCCACCCTGGAAGCCTTCCTCGACTGCGACGGCTCCTGGACCCGCTGCGCGACCCGGCTGCACCTGCACGTCAACACACTGCGCTACCGGGTAGGGCGGATCGAGCAGTTGACGAGCCGGGACCTCTCCCGCCTGGAGGACAAGCTGGATTTCTTCTTGGCATTGCGGATGAGTTGA
- a CDS encoding xanthine dehydrogenase family protein subunit M, whose translation MDFLRPASWEEALAAKAEHPTAVPIAGGTDVMVEINFDHRRPEYLLDLNRIGDLYEWEVGEDSVRLGASVPYTHIMENLRAELPGLALASHTVASPQIRNRGGVGGNLGTASPAGDAHPALLAAGAEVEVESVRGSRRIPIDEFYTGVKRNALAADELIRAVHIKKADGPQQYSKVGTRNAMVIAVCAFGLALHPESRTVRTGIGSAAPTPVRAKAAEEFLNAALEEGGFWDNGKIITPSVAKQFAELCSGACNPIDDVRGTASYRRHAVGIMARRTLTWTWESYRGTAARTEGVA comes from the coding sequence ATGGACTTCCTTCGCCCCGCCAGCTGGGAGGAGGCGCTCGCCGCTAAGGCAGAGCACCCCACCGCTGTGCCGATTGCGGGTGGCACCGATGTGATGGTCGAGATCAACTTCGACCACCGCCGGCCCGAGTACCTCCTCGACCTGAACCGCATCGGCGACCTCTACGAGTGGGAGGTCGGCGAGGACAGCGTGCGGCTCGGCGCCTCCGTCCCGTACACCCACATCATGGAGAACCTGCGCGCCGAGCTGCCGGGCCTCGCCCTCGCCTCGCACACGGTCGCCTCCCCGCAGATCCGCAACCGCGGCGGCGTCGGCGGCAACCTCGGCACCGCCTCCCCGGCCGGCGACGCCCACCCCGCCCTGCTCGCGGCAGGCGCCGAGGTCGAGGTCGAGTCGGTGCGCGGCAGCCGCCGTATCCCGATCGACGAGTTCTACACCGGCGTGAAGCGCAACGCGCTGGCAGCGGATGAGCTCATCCGGGCCGTGCACATCAAGAAGGCCGACGGGCCCCAGCAGTACTCCAAGGTCGGCACGCGCAACGCGATGGTCATCGCCGTGTGCGCCTTCGGGCTGGCCCTGCATCCCGAGTCGCGGACCGTTCGTACGGGGATCGGTTCTGCCGCTCCCACGCCCGTGCGGGCCAAGGCCGCCGAGGAGTTCCTGAACGCGGCGCTCGAAGAGGGCGGCTTCTGGGACAACGGCAAGATCATCACCCCGTCGGTCGCCAAGCAGTTCGCGGAGCTGTGCTCCGGCGCCTGCAACCCGATCGACGACGTCCGGGGCACGGCGAGCTACCGCCGCCACGCGGTCGGCATCATGGCCCGCCGCACGCTGACCTGGACCTGGGAGTCGTACCGCGGCACCGCCGCCCGCACGGAGGGAGTCGCCTGA
- a CDS encoding (2Fe-2S)-binding protein, with protein MRVNFTVNGRPQEADDVWEGESLLYVLRERLGLPGSKNACEQGECGSCTVRLDGVPVCSCLVAAGQVEGREVVTVEGLADFAKQRAEHGGCATGACGTSLQNAQLGVPPGDAWGRAAKGQDSQTGEGTELSPIQQAFIDAGAVQCGFCTPGLLVAADEMLERNPNPTDADIREALSGNLCRCTGYEKIMDAVRLAAARQGEAV; from the coding sequence ATGCGCGTCAACTTCACTGTCAATGGACGTCCGCAGGAAGCCGACGACGTGTGGGAGGGCGAGTCCCTGCTGTACGTGCTGCGTGAGCGGCTCGGTCTGCCGGGGTCGAAGAACGCCTGTGAGCAGGGTGAGTGCGGGTCCTGCACGGTCAGACTCGACGGCGTGCCGGTGTGTTCGTGCCTGGTGGCCGCCGGTCAGGTCGAGGGCCGTGAGGTCGTGACCGTCGAGGGGCTCGCCGACTTCGCCAAGCAGCGTGCCGAGCACGGTGGTTGTGCGACCGGTGCCTGCGGCACTTCGCTGCAGAACGCCCAGCTGGGAGTCCCCCCGGGCGATGCCTGGGGGAGGGCCGCCAAGGGGCAGGACTCCCAGACCGGCGAGGGCACCGAACTCTCCCCGATCCAGCAGGCGTTCATCGACGCCGGCGCCGTCCAGTGCGGCTTCTGCACCCCGGGTCTGCTGGTCGCCGCCGACGAGATGCTGGAGCGCAACCCGAACCCGACCGACGCGGACATCCGCGAGGCGCTGTCGGGCAACCTGTGCCGCTGCACCGGCTACGAGAAGATCATGGATGCGGTCCGCCTCGCGGCCGCCCGGCAGGGAGAGGCGGTCTGA
- a CDS encoding xanthine dehydrogenase family protein molybdopterin-binding subunit — translation MPTNGAPTKITQGSQTKGGIGESTLRPDGTLKVTGEFAYSSDMWHEDMLWGQILRSTVAHAEIVSIDTSEALAMAGVYAVMTYDDLPTDVKNYGLEIQDTPVLAHGKVRHHGEPVAIVAADHPETARRAAAKIKVEYRELPVITDEASATAPDAILIHEGRDDHHSGHVPHPNIVHRQPIFRGDAAQAAKRADVIVKGEYTFGMQDQAFLGPESGLAVPDEDGGVHLYIATQWLHSDLRQIAPVLGLPESKVRMTLSGVGGAFGGREDLSMQIHACLLALRTGKPVKIVYNRFESFFGHVHRHPAKLYYEHGATKDGKLTHVKCRIVLDGGAYASASPAVVGNASSLSIGPYVVEDVDIEAIALYTNNPPCGAMRGFGAVQACFAYEAQMDKVAQQLGMDPIRFRQLNAMEQGTIMPTGQPVDSPAPVAELLRRVKAMPLPPERQWESSEGADVRQLPGGLSNTTHGEGVVRGIGYAVGIKNVGFSEGFDDYSTAKVRMEVVGGEPVATVHTAMAEVGQGGVTVHAQIARTELGVAQVTIHPADTQVGSAGSTSASRQTYVTGGAVKNSCELVREKVLEIGRRKFGSYHPAWATAELLLEGGKVVTDGGEVLADLVDVLEGETVEIEAEWRHRPTEAFDLRTGQGFGHVQYSFAAHRAVVEVDTELGLVKVIELACAQDVGKALNPLSVIGQIQGGTTQGLGVAVMEEIIVDPKTAKVRNPSFTDYLIPTILDTPTIPVDVLELADDHAPYGLRGIGEAPTLSSTPAVLAAIRNATGLELNRTPVRPEHLTGTA, via the coding sequence ATGCCTACCAATGGCGCTCCCACGAAGATCACCCAGGGGTCCCAGACCAAGGGCGGCATCGGTGAGTCGACGCTCCGCCCGGACGGCACCCTCAAGGTCACCGGCGAGTTCGCGTACTCGTCCGACATGTGGCACGAGGACATGCTCTGGGGCCAGATCCTGCGCTCCACCGTCGCGCACGCCGAGATCGTGTCCATCGACACGAGCGAGGCCCTCGCCATGGCGGGCGTCTACGCCGTCATGACGTACGACGACCTGCCGACCGACGTGAAGAACTACGGCCTGGAGATCCAGGACACCCCGGTCCTCGCGCACGGCAAGGTACGCCACCACGGTGAGCCGGTCGCGATCGTCGCCGCCGACCACCCGGAGACCGCGCGCCGCGCCGCCGCCAAGATCAAGGTCGAGTACCGCGAACTGCCCGTCATCACCGACGAGGCCTCCGCGACCGCCCCGGACGCGATCCTCATCCACGAGGGCCGCGACGACCACCACAGCGGCCACGTCCCGCACCCGAACATCGTGCACCGCCAGCCGATCTTCCGCGGCGACGCGGCACAGGCCGCCAAGCGGGCCGACGTGATCGTCAAGGGCGAGTACACCTTCGGCATGCAGGACCAGGCCTTCCTCGGCCCGGAGTCCGGCCTCGCCGTGCCGGACGAGGACGGCGGCGTCCACCTCTACATCGCCACCCAGTGGCTGCACTCCGACCTGCGCCAGATCGCGCCCGTCCTCGGCCTGCCCGAGAGCAAGGTCCGGATGACGCTGTCCGGCGTGGGCGGGGCCTTCGGCGGCCGCGAGGACCTGTCGATGCAGATCCACGCCTGCCTGCTGGCGCTGCGGACCGGGAAGCCCGTAAAGATCGTTTACAACCGGTTCGAGTCCTTCTTCGGGCACGTCCACCGCCACCCCGCCAAGCTCTACTACGAGCACGGCGCCACGAAGGACGGCAAGCTCACCCACGTCAAGTGCCGAATCGTGCTGGACGGCGGAGCGTACGCCTCCGCGTCCCCCGCGGTCGTCGGCAACGCCTCCTCGCTCAGCATCGGCCCGTACGTCGTCGAGGACGTCGACATCGAGGCCATCGCCCTCTACACCAACAACCCGCCCTGCGGCGCGATGCGCGGCTTCGGCGCGGTCCAGGCGTGCTTCGCCTACGAGGCGCAGATGGACAAGGTGGCCCAGCAGCTCGGCATGGACCCGATCAGGTTCCGGCAGCTGAACGCCATGGAGCAGGGGACCATCATGCCGACCGGGCAGCCGGTCGACTCCCCGGCGCCGGTCGCCGAACTCCTGCGCCGCGTCAAGGCGATGCCGCTCCCGCCGGAGCGCCAGTGGGAGAGCAGCGAGGGCGCGGACGTACGGCAGCTGCCGGGCGGTCTGTCCAACACCACGCACGGTGAAGGCGTCGTACGTGGCATCGGCTACGCGGTCGGCATCAAGAACGTCGGCTTCTCCGAGGGCTTCGACGACTACTCCACCGCCAAGGTGCGCATGGAGGTCGTCGGCGGCGAGCCCGTCGCGACCGTGCACACGGCCATGGCGGAGGTCGGCCAGGGCGGTGTCACCGTCCACGCGCAGATCGCCCGCACCGAGCTGGGCGTCGCGCAGGTGACGATCCACCCGGCGGACACGCAGGTGGGCAGCGCCGGTTCGACGTCCGCGTCGCGGCAGACGTACGTCACCGGCGGCGCCGTCAAGAACTCCTGCGAGCTGGTCCGCGAGAAGGTCCTGGAGATCGGGCGCCGCAAGTTCGGCTCCTACCACCCGGCTTGGGCGACGGCGGAGCTGTTGCTCGAGGGCGGCAAGGTCGTCACCGACGGCGGCGAAGTGCTCGCCGACCTGGTGGACGTCCTCGAAGGCGAGACCGTCGAGATCGAGGCCGAGTGGCGGCACCGTCCGACCGAGGCTTTCGACCTGCGCACCGGCCAGGGCTTCGGCCACGTCCAGTACTCCTTCGCCGCGCACCGCGCCGTCGTCGAGGTGGACACCGAGCTCGGCCTGGTGAAGGTGATCGAGCTGGCCTGCGCCCAGGACGTCGGCAAGGCGCTCAACCCGCTGTCCGTCATCGGCCAGATCCAGGGCGGTACGACCCAGGGGCTCGGCGTGGCGGTCATGGAGGAGATCATCGTCGACCCCAAGACCGCGAAGGTGCGCAACCCCTCCTTCACGGACTACCTCATCCCCACGATCCTCGACACGCCGACCATCCCCGTCGACGTGCTCGAACTCGCCGACGACCACGCCCCCTACGGGCTGCGCGGCATCGGCGAGGCCCCCACCCTGTCGTCGACCCCGGCCGTCCTCGCGGCGATCCGGAACGCGACGGGGCTGGAGCTGAACCGGACGCCGGTACGGCCGGAACACCTCACCGGCACGGCGTAA
- a CDS encoding NCS2 family permease encodes MTQQSLEPATTAEDAGEGTRVPAGRSWLDRYFHITKRESTIAREVRGGITTFMAMAYILLLNPLILSGKDAAGDTLAQKALITATAFAAAFTTLLMGFFGKVPLALAAGLSVSGVLASQVAPQMTWPQAMGMCVMYGVVIMLLVVTGLREMIMNAIPLALKHAITMGIGLFVALIGLVKAGFVHQGEATPVTLGPAGELAGWPVLLFAVTLLAIFMLQARGIPGAILIGIVGGTVLAVTLNALDVIDPKQWASGAPELHGSAVSMPDFSIFGNVEFGGWGEVGAMTVGMIVFTLVLAGFFDAMATIIGVGTEAKLADDKGRMPGLSKALFIDGAGGAIGGVAGASGQTVFVESATGVGEGARTGLSSVVTGLFFAACLFFTPLTAIVPGEVAAAALVVIGAMMMMNARHVDWADRATAIPVFLTVVIMPFTYSITAGVAAGVISYVAIKVAQGKVREIGAFMWALTGIFVVYFALNPIESWMGVH; translated from the coding sequence ATGACCCAGCAGTCACTGGAGCCGGCGACCACAGCCGAAGACGCGGGAGAAGGCACCCGCGTCCCGGCCGGCAGGTCCTGGCTCGACCGGTACTTCCACATAACCAAGAGAGAATCCACGATCGCGCGCGAGGTGCGCGGCGGCATCACCACCTTCATGGCGATGGCGTACATCCTCCTGCTCAACCCGCTGATCCTGTCCGGCAAGGACGCGGCGGGGGACACCCTCGCCCAGAAGGCCCTGATCACCGCGACCGCGTTCGCGGCGGCCTTCACCACGCTGCTGATGGGCTTCTTCGGCAAGGTGCCGCTGGCCCTCGCCGCCGGCCTCTCCGTCTCCGGCGTCCTCGCCTCGCAGGTCGCCCCGCAGATGACCTGGCCGCAGGCCATGGGCATGTGCGTGATGTACGGCGTGGTCATCATGCTGCTGGTCGTCACCGGCCTGCGCGAGATGATCATGAACGCGATCCCGCTCGCGCTGAAGCACGCGATCACCATGGGCATCGGCCTGTTCGTCGCCCTGATCGGCCTGGTGAAGGCCGGCTTCGTGCACCAGGGCGAGGCGACCCCGGTCACCCTGGGCCCGGCCGGTGAACTGGCCGGCTGGCCCGTCCTGCTCTTCGCCGTCACCCTGCTCGCGATCTTCATGCTCCAGGCGCGCGGCATCCCCGGCGCGATCCTGATCGGCATCGTCGGCGGCACCGTGCTCGCCGTCACCCTCAACGCGCTCGACGTCATCGACCCCAAGCAGTGGGCCAGCGGCGCCCCCGAACTGCACGGCAGCGCCGTCTCCATGCCGGACTTCTCGATCTTCGGCAACGTCGAGTTCGGCGGCTGGGGCGAGGTCGGCGCCATGACGGTCGGCATGATCGTGTTCACGCTCGTGCTCGCCGGGTTCTTCGACGCGATGGCGACGATCATCGGCGTCGGCACCGAGGCCAAGCTCGCCGACGACAAGGGCCGGATGCCGGGCCTGTCCAAGGCGCTGTTCATCGACGGTGCGGGCGGTGCGATCGGCGGTGTGGCCGGCGCCTCGGGTCAGACGGTGTTCGTCGAGTCGGCGACCGGCGTGGGCGAGGGTGCCCGCACGGGCCTCTCCTCGGTCGTCACCGGCCTGTTCTTCGCGGCCTGCCTCTTCTTCACCCCGCTGACGGCGATCGTGCCGGGCGAGGTCGCGGCGGCCGCTCTGGTGGTGATCGGTGCCATGATGATGATGAACGCGCGGCATGTGGACTGGGCCGACCGGGCCACCGCGATCCCGGTGTTCCTCACGGTCGTGATCATGCCGTTCACGTACTCGATCACGGCGGGTGTCGCCGCCGGTGTCATCTCGTACGTCGCGATCAAGGTCGCGCAGGGCAAGGTACGGGAGATCGGGGCGTTCATGTGGGCCCTGACAGGCATCTTCGTGGTCTATTTCGCCCTCAATCCCATTGAGAGCTGGATGGGCGTGCACTAG